One genomic window of Myxococcales bacterium includes the following:
- a CDS encoding response regulator, whose product MPKKILIIDDEVDLVETIKFRLESQGYQVETAYDGQEGLNKAKTIQPDLIILDVMMPKLDGYQVCRLLKFDVKFMHIKVLMLTARGQECDKNIGDDVRADAYMTKPFDGKVLLDKIAAMLKK is encoded by the coding sequence ATGCCCAAAAAGATTCTCATAATCGATGATGAAGTTGATCTGGTTGAGACGATTAAGTTTCGTCTTGAATCACAGGGGTATCAGGTTGAAACCGCTTACGACGGTCAGGAGGGGTTAAATAAGGCGAAAACTATCCAGCCCGATTTGATCATACTGGATGTAATGATGCCGAAGCTCGATGGTTACCAGGTTTGTCGCCTCCTGAAATTCGACGTCAAATTTATGCACATCAAGGTGCTGATGCTTACTGCGCGGGGGCAGGAGTGTGATAAAAATATCGGCGATGATGTACGTGCCGACGCCTATATGACCAAGCCGTTCGACGGAAAGGTTCTACTTGATAAGATAGCCGCTATGCTCAAAAAATAG